Proteins encoded within one genomic window of Calonectris borealis chromosome 1, bCalBor7.hap1.2, whole genome shotgun sequence:
- the ARF5 gene encoding ADP-ribosylation factor 5, protein MGLTVSAIFSRIFGKKQMRILMVGLDAAGKTTILYKLKLGEIVTTIPTIGFNVETVEYKNICFTVWDVGGQDKIRPLWRHYFQNTQGLIFVVDSNDRERVQESADELQKMLQEDELRDAVLLVFANKQDMPNAMAVSELTDKLGLQTLRSRTWYVQATCATQGTGLYDGLDWLSHELSKR, encoded by the exons atgggccTCACGGTCTCCGCCATCTTCTCCCGCATCTTCGGCAAGAAGCAGATGCGGATCCTGATGG TGGGGCTGGACGCCGCCGGCAAGACCACCATCCTCTACAAGCTGAAGCTGGGTGAGATCGTCACCACCATCCCCACCATCG GGTTCAACGTGGAGACGGTGGAGTACAAGAACATTTGCTTCACCGTCTGGGACGTGGGCGGCCAGGACAAAATCCGACCCCTCTGGAGGCACTACTTCCAAAACACACAG GGTCTCATCTTCGTGGTGGACAGCAATGACCGAGAGCGAGTGCAGGAGTCTGCCGACGAGCTGCAGAAGATG CTGCAGGAGGACGAGCTGCGGGACGCCGTCTTGCTGGTGTTTGCCAACAAGCAGGACATGCCCAACGCCATGGCGGTGAGCGAGCTGACCGACAAGCTGGGGCTGCAGACACTGCGCAGCAGGACC TGGTACGTGCAGGCGACGTGTGCGACCCAGGGCACGGGGCTCTACGACGGGCTGGACTGGCTATCGCACGAGCTCTCCAAGCGCTAG